A section of the Acomys russatus chromosome 10, mAcoRus1.1, whole genome shotgun sequence genome encodes:
- the Hnrnpa2b1 gene encoding LOW QUALITY PROTEIN: heterogeneous nuclear ribonucleoproteins A2/B1 (The sequence of the model RefSeq protein was modified relative to this genomic sequence to represent the inferred CDS: deleted 1 base in 1 codon), whose translation MEKTLETVPLERKKREKEQFRKLFIGGLSFETTEESLRNYYEQWGKLTDCVVMRDPASKRSRGFGFVTFSSMAEVDAAMAARPHSIDGRVVEPKRAVAREESGKPGAHVTVKKLFVGGIKEDTEEHHLRDYFEEYGKIDTIEIITDRQSGKKRGFGFVTFDDHDPVDKIVLQKYHTINGHNAEVRKALSRQEMQEVQSSRSGRGGNFGFGDSRGGGGNFGPGPGSNFRGGSDGYGSGRGFGDGYNGYGGGPGGGNFGGSPGYGGGRGGYGGGGPGYGNQGGGYGGGYDNYGGGNYGSGNYNDFGNYNQQPSNYGPMKSGNFGGSRNMGGPYGGGNYGPGGSGGSGGYGGRSRY comes from the exons aaaacTTTAGAAACTGTTCCTTTGGAGAGGAAAAAG agagaaaaggaacagtTCCGTAAACTCTTCATTGGAGGC TTAAGCTTTGAAACCACAGAAGAAAGTTTGAGAAACTACTATGAGCAATGGGGAAAGCTCACGGACTGTGTG GTTATGAGGGATCCTGCAAGCAAAAGATCAAGAGGATTTGGCTTTGTAACTTTCTCCTCCATGGCTGAGGTTGATGCTGCCATGGCTGCTAGGCCTCATTCCATTGACGGCAGGGTAGTTGAGCCAAAACGTGCTGTAGCAAGAGAG GAGTCTGGAAAACCAGGAGCCCATGTGACTGTGAAGAAGCTCTTTGTTGGTGGGATTAAAGAAGATACTGAGGAGCATCATCTTAGAGATTACTTTGAAGAATATGGAAAAATTGATACTATTGAAATAATTACTGATAGGCAGTCTGGAAAGAAAAGAGGCTTTGGCTTTGTTACTTTTGATGACCATGATCCTGTGGATAAGATTGTAT TGCAAAAGTATCATACCATCAATGGTCACAATGCAGAAGTTAGAAAGGCATTGTCTAGACAAGAAATGCAGGAAGTCCAGAGTTCTAGGAGTGGAAGAGGAG GAAACTTTGGCTTTGGGGATTCTCGTGGTGGCGGTGGCAATTTTGGACCAGGACCAGGAAGCAACTTTAGGGGGGGATCTG ATGGATACGGAAGTGGACGTGGATTTGGGGATGGCTATAATGGGTATGGAGGAGGACCTGGAG GTGGCAATTTTGGAGGTAGCCCTGGttatggaggaggaagaggaggatatgGTGGTGGAGGACCTGGATATGGCAACCAGGGTGGGGGCTACGGAGGTGGTTATGACAACTATGGAGGAG GGAATTATGGAAGTGGGAAttacaatgactttggaaattaTAACCAGCAACCTTCTAACTATGGTCCAATGAAAAGTGGAAACTTTGGTGGTAGCAGGAACATGGGAGGACCATATGGTGGAG GAAACTATGGTcctggaggaagtggaggaagtggGGGCTATGGTGGGAGGAGCCGATATTGA